In one Carassius auratus strain Wakin unplaced genomic scaffold, ASM336829v1 scaf_tig00008539, whole genome shotgun sequence genomic region, the following are encoded:
- the LOC113072096 gene encoding tyrosine-protein phosphatase non-receptor type 1-like: METEFREIDELGNWNAVYQEIRQQSSDLPCKIAKLPENRSRNRYRDVSPFDHSRIRLQIGSNDYINASLISVDEAQRNYILTQGPLPNTCGHFWEMVWEQRCRGVVMLNRVIEKGSIKCAQYWPQREEREGVFEDTNFRLTLISEDVKSYYTVRQLELENLSTQETREILQFHYTTWPDFGVPESPASFLNFLFKVRESGCLNPEHGPVVVHCSAGIGRSGTFCLVDTCLLLMSQRKDPTSVRIQQVLLEMRQYRMGLIQTADQLRFSYLAVIEGAKYIMGDTSVQESWKELSNEEDLPPEFTPPPRPRPRIDPPNGKGDLVNSDTTHFFSEMIKNNAEICANSAPQTFTDGQELRRRAVATCDLRASELISEPDEPIVAREAPPKPARSPPRSPPKTPTEEVAPVAADGAWSPLLTSVFVCTVLAVGAYACYHTYFH, from the exons ATGGAAACCGAGTTTCGGGAAATCGATGAGCTCGGGAACTGGAACGCCGTTTACCAG GAGATTAGGCAGCAGTCCAGTGACCTACCATGCAAGATCGCCAAACTTCCAGAAAACAGAAGTCGTAATCGCTACAGAGATGTCAGTCCGT TTGACCACAGCCGTATTCGTCTACAGATCGGCAGTAATGACTACATCAATGCCAGTCTGATCTCAGTGGATGAAGCTCAGAGAAACTACATACTAACTCAG GGTCCGTTACCAAACACCTGTGGTCATTTCTGGGAGATGGTGTGGGAGCAGCGCTGCCGAGGGGTTGTGATGCTGAATCGTGTTATAGAGAAAGGCTCG atAAAGTGTGCTCAGTATTGGCCTCAGCGAGAGGAGAGGGAGGGTGTTTTTGAAGACACAAATTTCAGACTTACTCTGATCTCAGAGGATGTGAAATCGTACTATACAGTACGACAGCTGGAGCTGGAAAATCTGTCG ACACAGGAAACACGGGAGATTCTTCAATTCCATTACACCACATGGCCAGATTTTGGTGTGCCAGAGTCGCCTGCATCTTTTCTCAACTTCCTGTTCAAAGTGCGTGAGTCGGGCTGTCTGAATCCAGAGCACGGCCCTGTTGTGGTCCACTGCAGCGCTGGTATCGGCCGCTCTGGAACGTTCTGCCTTGTAGACACCTGCCTTTTACTG ATGTCTCAGAGGAAAGATCCAACATCAGTACGCATACAGCAGGTTTTGCTGGAAATGCGACAATACCGCATGGGTCTGATCCAGACAGCCGACCAGCTGCGTTTCTCTTACCTCGCCGTCATAGAGGGTGCCAAGTACATAATGGGAGACACGTCTGTACAG GAGTCATGGAAGGAGTTATCAAATGAGGAGGATCTTCCCCCCGAATTCACTCCTCCTCCCAGACCACGGCCCCGAATAGACCCCCCAAATGGCAAAGGAGACCTGGTGAACTCTGACACCACACACTTCTTCAGTGAGATGATAAAAAACAACGCAGAAATCTGTGCAAACAG TGCGCCCCAGACATTCACAGATGGGCAAGAGCTTCGCAGACGGGCAGTTGCAACCTGTGACCTCAGAGCATCAGAGTTGATAAGTGAACCTGATGAACCAATTGTCGCAAGAGAAGCCCCTCCCAAACCTGCACGGTCTCCGCCCAGGTCTCCTCCCAAGACTCCCACGGAAGAGGTCGCTCCTGTTGCTGCCGATGGAGCGTGGAGCCCCCTGCTgaccagtgtgtttgtgtgcacggTACTGGCTGTAGGTGCTTATGCCTGTTACCACACCTATTTCCACTGA
- the LOC113072095 gene encoding adiponectin receptor protein 1, with product MTTCHHGDRGSNGDAKRCTSDDEDAEFTELGPLLTHPAEAEKSRGASAFPDEDENEDEEQGLRVVTLPMQAHHAMEKMEEFVHKVWEGRWRVIPYHLLPDWLKDNDYLLQGHRPPMPSFRACFGSIFRIHTETGNIWTHLLGLILFLCLGTLTMLRPNVSFMAPVQEKVVLGMFFLGAVLCLSFSWLFHTVYCHSEKVSRTFSKLDYSGIALLIMGSFVPWLYYSFYCSPQPRFIYLSVVCVLGVAAIVVAQWDRFATPRHRSTRAGVFMGLGLSGLIPTMHFTIAEGFVKATTVGQMGWFYLMGAMYISGASLYAARIPERYFPGKCDIWFQSHQIFHVLVVAAAFVHFYGISNLQEFRYGLEGGCTDDTLL from the exons ATGACAACGTGTCACCATGGTGACCGCGGCTCCAACGGTGATGCCAAGCGGTGCACCTCTGATGACGAGGACGCAGAGTTCACCGAGCTCGGGCCGCTGCTGACACATCCAGCTGAAGCAGAGAAATCGAGA GGTGCATCAGCATTCCCTGATGAGGATGAGAACGAGGATGAAGAACAAGGATTGCGGGTGGTTACACTGCCCATGCAGGCACACCATGCCATGGAGAAGATGGAGGAGTTTGTACACAAG GTATGGGAAGGACGTTGGCGTGTTATTCCATACCATCTCCTCCCAGATTGGCTAAAGGATAATGATTACCTGCTGCAGGGACACCGTCCACCCATGCCGTCTTTCCGTGCCTGTTTTGGGAGCATCTTTAGGATTCACACAGAAACTGGAAACATCTGGACGCACCTGTTGG GCCTAATTCTGTTCCTGTGCTTGGGCACATTGACAATGCTGCGGCCAAACGTTTCATTCATGGCACCCGTGCAGGAGAAAGTGGTGTTGGGGATGTTCTTCCTTGGTGCAGTTCTTTGTTTGTCCTTCTCCTGGCTTTTTCACACTGTCTACTGCCACTCTGAAAAAGTCTCTAGGACTTTCTCCAA GCTGGATTACTCTGGTATTGCGTTGTTAATCATGGGCTCATTCGTTCCATGGCTGTACTACTCGTTTTACTGCTCTCCTCAGCCGCGGTTCATCTATCTCTCTGTTGTATGTGTGCTGGGTGTTGCTGCTATCGTTGTGGCCCAGTGGGACAGATTCGCCACCCCTCGGCACCGGTCCACACGTGCAG GTGTTTTCATGGGCCTTGGGCTGAGTGGGCtcattcccacaatgcattttaCCATCGCAGAGGGTTTTGTGAAAGCAACAACAGTGGGTCAGATGGGCTGGTTCTATCTGATGGGTGCCATGTACATTAGCGGAGCATCACTTTATGCAGCACGGATACCTGAACGTTACTTCCCTGGCAAATGTGACATCTGG TTTCAGTCTCATCAGATATTCCATGTGCTGGTTGTTGCGGCGGCATTTGTCCATTTTTATGGGATCTCAAACCTGCAGGAGTTCCGCTATGGCCTGGAAGGAGGCTGCACAGATGACACTctgctgtaa